Proteins encoded by one window of Camelus bactrianus isolate YW-2024 breed Bactrian camel chromosome 9, ASM4877302v1, whole genome shotgun sequence:
- the LOC105074471 gene encoding zinc finger protein 836 isoform X3 has product MHVIKKLQVKANTDRGEVFQIVMLGGCERNEMKHFYLRGLQENIYDFKSQHTNEARNYNGMPTTHKENLIDRRDRHSRNIAGIKPIDKGLALSFWEKLHNFNSEEKIDEFNQADKSINNSASFSPPQGISPSVQTNISHVYGSEFVHPSILTQYPKTHRERPYKCNQCGKTFLKTSYLKRHQLIHTGEKLHKCDVCEKFFTRNSYLAVHQRIHTGERPYKCNECGKFFSRKTTLVIHQRIHTGEKPYKCNECGKVFAHKTTLSNHQRIHTGEKPYKCNECGKTFYNCSYLTKHLRIHTGANAYKCDVCGKVFRDKTTLASHQRINAGERPNKCN; this is encoded by the coding sequence ATGCATGTGATCAAGAAATTACAAGTAAAAGCCAACACTGATAGAGGAGAAGTATTCCAAATAGTGATGTTGGGAGGATGTGAAAggaatgaaatgaaacatttttaccTCAGGGGCCTTCAGGAAAATATATATGACTTTAAGTCACAGCATACAAATGAGGCCAGGAATTACAATGGAATGCCTACAACCCATAAGGAAAATCTCATTGATAGGAGAGATCGACACAGTAGAAATATTGCAGGAATCAAGCCTATTGATAAAGGGCTTGCCTTAAGCTTTTGGGAAAAACTGCATAATTTCAACAGTGAAGAGAAAATTGATGAGTTTAATCAAGCTGACAAGAGTATCAACAATAGTGCCTCATTTTCACCACCTCAAGGAATTTCTCCTAGTGTCCAAACCAACATTTCTCATGTATATGGCAGTGAATTTGTCCATCCTTCAATTCTGACACAATACCCaaaaacacacagggaaagacCTTACAAATGTAATCAATGTGGCAAAACCTTTCTTAAGACATCTTATCTCAAGCGTCATCAGTTAATCCATACAGGAGAGAAATTACATAAATGTGATGTATGTGAAAAATTCTTCACTCGAAATTCCTACCTTGCAgttcatcagagaattcacacaggAGAGAGACCTTACAAATGTAATGAGTGTGGCAAGTTCTTCAGTCGTAAAACAACCCTTGTAattcatcagagaattcatactggagagaaaccttacaaATGTAATGAGTGTGGGAAAGTCTTTGCTCATAAAACAACTCTTTCAaatcatcagagaattcatactggagagaaaccttacaaATGTAACGAGTGTGGGAAAACCTTTTATAATTGCTCCTACCTCACAAAACATCTGAGAATCCACACAGGAGCAAATGCATATAAATGTGATGTTTGTGGCAAGGTCTTTAGAGATAAAACAACCCTTGCAAGTCATCAGAGAATTAATGCTGGAGAGAGGCCTAATAAATGTAATTGA
- the LOC105074471 gene encoding zinc finger protein 836 isoform X2: MWMETRLFAGTYLSQMHVIKKLQVKANTDRGEVFQIVMLGGCERNEMKHFYLRGLQENIYDFKSQHTNEARNYNGMPTTHKENLIDRRDRHSRNIAGIKPIDKGLALSFWEKLHNFNSEEKIDEFNQADKSINNSASFSPPQGISPSVQTNISHVYGSEFVHPSILTQYPKTHRERPYKCNQCGKTFLKTSYLKRHQLIHTGEKLHKCDVCEKFFTRNSYLAVHQRIHTGERPYKCNECGKFFSRKTTLVIHQRIHTGEKPYKCNECGKVFAHKTTLSNHQRIHTGEKPYKCNECGKTFYNCSYLTKHLRIHTGANAYKCDVCGKVFRDKTTLASHQRINAGERPNKCN, translated from the exons ATGTGGATGGAAACACGGTTATTTGCTGGCACAT ATCTGTCTCAAATGCATGTGATCAAGAAATTACAAGTAAAAGCCAACACTGATAGAGGAGAAGTATTCCAAATAGTGATGTTGGGAGGATGTGAAAggaatgaaatgaaacatttttaccTCAGGGGCCTTCAGGAAAATATATATGACTTTAAGTCACAGCATACAAATGAGGCCAGGAATTACAATGGAATGCCTACAACCCATAAGGAAAATCTCATTGATAGGAGAGATCGACACAGTAGAAATATTGCAGGAATCAAGCCTATTGATAAAGGGCTTGCCTTAAGCTTTTGGGAAAAACTGCATAATTTCAACAGTGAAGAGAAAATTGATGAGTTTAATCAAGCTGACAAGAGTATCAACAATAGTGCCTCATTTTCACCACCTCAAGGAATTTCTCCTAGTGTCCAAACCAACATTTCTCATGTATATGGCAGTGAATTTGTCCATCCTTCAATTCTGACACAATACCCaaaaacacacagggaaagacCTTACAAATGTAATCAATGTGGCAAAACCTTTCTTAAGACATCTTATCTCAAGCGTCATCAGTTAATCCATACAGGAGAGAAATTACATAAATGTGATGTATGTGAAAAATTCTTCACTCGAAATTCCTACCTTGCAgttcatcagagaattcacacaggAGAGAGACCTTACAAATGTAATGAGTGTGGCAAGTTCTTCAGTCGTAAAACAACCCTTGTAattcatcagagaattcatactggagagaaaccttacaaATGTAATGAGTGTGGGAAAGTCTTTGCTCATAAAACAACTCTTTCAaatcatcagagaattcatactggagagaaaccttacaaATGTAACGAGTGTGGGAAAACCTTTTATAATTGCTCCTACCTCACAAAACATCTGAGAATCCACACAGGAGCAAATGCATATAAATGTGATGTTTGTGGCAAGGTCTTTAGAGATAAAACAACCCTTGCAAGTCATCAGAGAATTAATGCTGGAGAGAGGCCTAATAAATGTAATTGA